TTCGAAGCAGTTTATTTCTTACAGGCTGCCGTGACTTTTTTTACTGCCGCATCCAGTTTTTTACCGTCGATTTCGCCGAAAACGGTTTCTTTGTGTCCGCATTTGACCGCTTCAACCGTTGTAAACGGCAGGCCGCCGACGGTATTGCCTAAAGATTTCATAAAACCGCGGCTGTCTTTGCCGTCGTAACGCCAAATCGGATAGCTGACCGGAGTCTGCTTTAAAAAAGCACCGATATTTTCAGGGTTGTCCAGCGCGATACCGACCATATCGACGCTGCCTTTTTTCTGCTTTTTATACCAAGCCGACATTTCCGGCATTTCTTTTCGGCAGGGCTTACACCATGTCGCCCATAGGTTTACAATGCGTACGGGTGCTTTGAGCGACGACAGAGATTGCGTTTTTGCGTGTTGCCAGTCTTTCAAATCCTGAGCGTGAACCACGCCGGATAGCAGCACGGCTGCTAAAAATACGGATAAGGTTTTCA
Above is a genomic segment from Neisseria weaveri containing:
- a CDS encoding TlpA disulfide reductase family protein, translating into MKTLSVFLAAVLLSGVVHAQDLKDWQHAKTQSLSSLKAPVRIVNLWATWCKPCRKEMPEMSAWYKKQKKGSVDMVGIALDNPENIGAFLKQTPVSYPIWRYDGKDSRGFMKSLGNTVGGLPFTTVEAVKCGHKETVFGEIDGKKLDAAVKKVTAACKK